From a single Nocardioides sp. dk884 genomic region:
- a CDS encoding vitamin B12-dependent ribonucleotide reductase, translating into MTETVTSATRGRKAAKKGLKVERVFSTAGVHPYDEINWERRDVVQTNWRTGETVFEQRDVEFPDFWSVNASTIVTTKYFRGAVGTDSRENGLKQLIDRVVHTYTKAGLENGYFASAADAEVFEHELTWLLVHQYFSFNSPVWFNVGTESPQQVSACFILSVDDSMDSILNWYKEEGFIFKGGSGAGLNISRIRSSKELLRSSGGTASGPVSFMRGADASAGTIKSGGATRRAAKMVVLDVDHPDIEEFVETKAREEDKIRALRDAGFDMDLGGKDITSVQYQNANNSVRVSDEFMRAVEEGTDFGLRSRTTGEIIERVDARELFRKISKAAWECADPGLQYDDTINDWHTNPETGRITASNPCSEYMSLDNSSCNLASLNLLKFLKDDDTFDGEVFAKAVEFIITAMDISICFADFPTESIGETTRDYRQLGIGYANLGALLMAMGLGYDSDGGRAMAATITSLMTGTSYKRSAELAAIVGPYAGYARNAEAHKRVMRKHQAANDTVRPLHVADEQVHTLATQAWADVIALGETNGFRNAQASVLAPTGTIGFMMDCDTTGIEPDFSLVKFKKLVGGGSMQIVNQTVPRALKKLGYQPEQIEAIVEYIAEHGHVIDAPGLKTEHYEVFDCAMGARALKAMGHVRMMAAAQPFLSGAISKTVNLPETATVEEIEDVYMQSWKLGLKATAIYRDNCKVGQPLSGGKGENKGTEAKPAEVETKVVEKVVYAPTRKRLPKSRVSRTTSFTVGGAEGYMTSGAHDDGELGEVFLKLGKQGSTLSGVMDAFSIAVSIGLQYGVPLETYVSKFTNLRFEPAGLTDDPDVRMSQSIMDYIFRRLALDYLPFEQRAALGIYSADERQRHLETGSYESVEETGAAAELIEDAPAATTPVVPLAKPAPADAHTSAELMEKITGSAVDSPLCFTCGTKMRPAGSCHVCEGCGSTSGCS; encoded by the coding sequence ATGACGGAGACGGTCACCAGCGCAACCAGGGGGCGCAAGGCCGCGAAGAAGGGCCTGAAGGTCGAGCGGGTGTTCAGCACCGCGGGGGTGCACCCCTACGACGAGATCAACTGGGAGCGTCGCGACGTCGTCCAGACCAACTGGCGCACCGGTGAGACCGTCTTCGAGCAGCGCGACGTCGAGTTCCCCGACTTCTGGTCGGTCAACGCCTCGACCATCGTGACCACCAAGTACTTCCGTGGCGCCGTCGGCACCGACTCCCGCGAGAACGGTCTCAAGCAGCTCATCGACCGGGTGGTGCACACCTACACCAAGGCCGGCCTCGAGAACGGCTACTTCGCCAGCGCGGCGGACGCCGAGGTCTTCGAGCACGAGCTCACCTGGCTGCTCGTGCACCAGTACTTCTCCTTCAACAGCCCCGTCTGGTTCAACGTCGGCACCGAGTCGCCCCAGCAGGTCTCCGCCTGCTTCATCCTCTCCGTCGACGACTCCATGGACTCGATCCTGAACTGGTACAAGGAGGAGGGGTTCATCTTCAAGGGCGGCTCCGGTGCCGGCCTCAACATCTCCCGCATCCGCTCCTCCAAGGAGCTGCTGCGCTCCTCCGGTGGCACCGCCTCCGGTCCGGTCTCCTTCATGCGCGGTGCCGACGCCTCCGCCGGCACGATCAAGTCCGGTGGCGCCACCCGTCGCGCCGCCAAGATGGTCGTGCTGGACGTGGACCACCCCGACATCGAGGAGTTCGTCGAGACCAAGGCGCGCGAGGAGGACAAGATCCGCGCGCTGCGCGACGCCGGGTTCGACATGGACCTCGGCGGCAAGGACATCACCTCGGTCCAGTACCAGAACGCCAACAACTCGGTCCGTGTCTCCGATGAGTTCATGCGCGCCGTGGAGGAGGGCACCGACTTCGGTCTGCGCTCGCGCACCACCGGCGAGATCATCGAGCGCGTCGACGCCCGTGAGCTGTTCCGCAAGATCTCCAAGGCCGCCTGGGAGTGCGCCGACCCGGGTCTGCAGTACGACGACACGATCAACGACTGGCACACCAACCCCGAGACCGGGCGGATCACCGCATCCAACCCGTGCTCGGAGTACATGTCGCTCGACAACTCCTCGTGCAACCTCGCCTCGCTGAACCTGCTGAAGTTCCTCAAGGACGACGACACCTTCGACGGCGAGGTCTTCGCGAAGGCCGTGGAGTTCATCATCACCGCGATGGACATCTCCATCTGCTTCGCCGACTTCCCGACCGAGTCGATCGGTGAGACCACCCGCGACTACCGCCAGCTCGGCATCGGCTACGCCAACCTCGGCGCGCTGCTGATGGCGATGGGTCTGGGCTACGACTCCGACGGCGGTCGTGCGATGGCCGCGACCATCACCTCGCTGATGACCGGCACCTCCTACAAGCGCTCCGCCGAGCTCGCCGCGATCGTCGGCCCGTACGCCGGCTACGCCCGCAACGCCGAGGCCCACAAGCGGGTCATGCGCAAGCACCAGGCGGCCAACGACACCGTGCGTCCGCTGCACGTCGCCGACGAGCAGGTCCACACGCTCGCCACCCAGGCCTGGGCCGACGTCATCGCGCTGGGGGAGACCAACGGCTTCCGCAACGCGCAGGCCTCGGTGCTCGCGCCCACCGGCACCATCGGCTTCATGATGGACTGCGACACCACCGGCATCGAGCCGGACTTCTCGCTGGTCAAGTTCAAGAAGCTCGTCGGCGGCGGCTCGATGCAGATCGTCAACCAGACGGTGCCGCGCGCGCTCAAGAAGCTCGGCTACCAGCCCGAGCAGATCGAGGCGATCGTCGAGTACATCGCCGAGCACGGCCACGTCATCGACGCCCCCGGCCTCAAGACCGAGCACTACGAGGTCTTCGACTGCGCGATGGGCGCCCGCGCCCTCAAGGCCATGGGCCACGTGCGGATGATGGCGGCGGCTCAGCCGTTCCTGTCCGGCGCGATCTCCAAGACGGTCAACCTGCCGGAGACGGCGACCGTGGAGGAGATCGAGGACGTCTACATGCAGTCCTGGAAGCTCGGCCTCAAGGCCACCGCGATCTACCGCGACAACTGCAAGGTCGGCCAGCCGCTGTCCGGCGGCAAGGGTGAGAACAAGGGCACCGAGGCCAAGCCGGCCGAGGTCGAGACCAAGGTCGTCGAGAAGGTCGTCTACGCCCCGACCCGCAAGCGCCTGCCCAAGTCGCGCGTCTCGCGCACCACGTCGTTCACCGTCGGCGGCGCCGAGGGTTACATGACCTCCGGTGCGCACGACGACGGCGAGCTCGGCGAGGTCTTCCTCAAGCTCGGCAAGCAGGGCTCGACCCTGTCGGGCGTGATGGACGCGTTCTCGATCGCCGTCTCGATCGGCCTGCAGTACGGCGTCCCGCTGGAGACCTACGTCTCGAAGTTCACCAACCTGCGCTTCGAGCCCGCCGGCCTCACCGACGACCCGGACGTGCGGATGTCGCAGTCGATCATGGACTACATCTTCCGTCGCCTGGCCCTGGACTACTTGCCCTTCGAGCAGCGCGCTGCGCTGGGCATCTACTCCGCCGACGAGCGTCAGCGCCACCTCGAGACCGGCTCGTATGAGTCGGTGGAGGAGACCGGCGCCGCCGCCGAGCTCATCGAGGACGCGCCCGCCGCGACCACCCCGGTCGTCCCGCTGGCGAAGCCGGCCCCGGCCGACGCCCACACCTCGGCCGAGCTCATGGAGAAGATCACCGGCTCCGCGGTCGACTCCCCGCTCTGCTTCACCTGCGGCACCAAGATGCGCCCCGCCGGCTCCTGCCACGTGTGCGAGGGCTGCGGCAGCACCTCTGGCTGCAGCTGA
- a CDS encoding HNH endonuclease signature motif containing protein — MADTAHPYLADVGCAEAFLDKIADRDPTFLSISEKRQALRMTAHLASRAQAMHARVIACADDVADADGCRDVAAWVARRTHTAGPNARRLQRLGVACERRWHRVGTALAGGHVSLDQGHVMVAALDDLSDAFSLVEATAEEWSAMLARAETYLVEQAADFGPRELGRLAERLLEVVAPEWAEEVEEEQLRAAERRARRRTTLGVRHVGDGSAIICAQVPESVALRLSTMLESFTNPRRAADEPAADGRRVPYERRLGEAFCSLLESIDPSRLPLHGGDATTLVITMDLAALVDGLGSATLADGSRITAGEARRLACTANLVPAVLGTPSVPLDLGRTNRLFSPGQRKALAIRDKECRAAGCTIPSTWCEAHHVDPWSAGGKTDLDKGILLCGHHHHLIHDDRYLHQRMPNGDLRFTRRT, encoded by the coding sequence ATGGCCGACACGGCTCATCCCTACCTCGCCGACGTGGGGTGCGCGGAGGCATTTCTCGACAAGATCGCCGACCGTGATCCGACATTCCTGTCGATCTCGGAGAAGCGCCAGGCATTGCGAATGACGGCCCATCTGGCCTCGCGGGCGCAGGCGATGCATGCGCGGGTGATCGCGTGCGCCGATGACGTGGCCGACGCCGATGGCTGTCGCGACGTGGCCGCGTGGGTCGCGCGCCGCACCCACACCGCGGGGCCGAACGCGCGGCGGTTGCAGCGGCTCGGGGTGGCGTGCGAGCGACGTTGGCACCGCGTCGGGACCGCGCTTGCGGGCGGGCATGTGAGCCTCGACCAGGGGCACGTGATGGTCGCTGCGCTCGACGACCTGTCCGACGCGTTCTCGCTGGTCGAGGCCACCGCGGAGGAGTGGTCGGCGATGCTGGCCCGGGCGGAGACCTACCTGGTCGAGCAGGCCGCGGACTTCGGGCCGCGTGAGCTCGGCCGCCTGGCGGAGCGGCTGCTGGAGGTGGTCGCGCCGGAGTGGGCGGAGGAGGTCGAGGAGGAGCAGCTGCGCGCTGCGGAGCGCCGAGCCCGGCGGCGTACGACGCTGGGGGTGCGGCATGTCGGCGACGGCTCGGCGATCATCTGCGCTCAGGTCCCGGAGTCAGTGGCGCTGCGGCTGAGCACGATGCTGGAGTCGTTCACCAACCCTCGGCGGGCAGCCGATGAGCCGGCGGCGGACGGGCGGCGGGTGCCCTACGAGCGGCGGTTGGGTGAGGCGTTCTGCTCGTTGCTTGAGAGCATCGACCCGTCCCGGCTGCCGTTGCACGGCGGGGACGCCACGACGCTGGTGATCACCATGGACCTGGCGGCCCTGGTCGACGGCCTCGGCTCCGCGACGCTCGCGGACGGTTCCCGGATCACCGCCGGCGAGGCCCGGCGTCTAGCCTGCACGGCCAATCTCGTCCCCGCAGTCCTCGGCACGCCTTCGGTGCCGCTCGACCTCGGTCGCACAAACCGGCTCTTCAGTCCAGGTCAGAGAAAAGCCCTCGCCATTCGCGACAAAGAATGCCGCGCCGCCGGCTGCACCATTCCCTCGACGTGGTGCGAGGCGCATCATGTGGATCCGTGGTCAGCGGGCGGGAAGACCGATCTCGACAAAGGCATTCTTCTGTGTGGTCATCATCATCATCTGATCCACGACGACCGTTATCTGCATCAACGGATGCCGAACGGCGATCTTCGGTTCACGCGACGGACATAA
- a CDS encoding Type 1 glutamine amidotransferase-like domain-containing protein — protein sequence MKLLLTSGGVTNPSIHAALEELLGKPVAESHALVVPTAQWGHPMCGPSSVRGLVAAEPRHQPFTGLGWASLGVLELTALPTIGAERWVPWVRDADALLVDGGDATYLCHWVRESRLADLLPSLPDTVWVGVSAGSMAMTPRIGDYFVEWPGAPDDRTLGIVDFSIFPHLDAFPTNTMAHAERWAAGLGAPAYVIDEQTAIKVVGGAVEVVSEGRWAMLGS from the coding sequence TCGGCAAGCCGGTCGCCGAGTCCCACGCGCTGGTCGTCCCCACCGCGCAGTGGGGGCACCCGATGTGCGGGCCGTCCTCGGTGCGGGGCCTGGTGGCGGCCGAGCCCAGGCACCAGCCCTTCACCGGCCTCGGTTGGGCGTCACTCGGCGTCCTGGAGCTGACCGCGCTGCCCACCATCGGCGCCGAGCGCTGGGTCCCCTGGGTGCGCGACGCCGACGCGCTGCTCGTCGACGGCGGCGACGCCACCTACCTGTGCCACTGGGTGCGGGAGTCCAGGCTCGCCGACCTCCTGCCCTCGCTCCCCGACACCGTCTGGGTGGGCGTGAGCGCCGGCAGCATGGCGATGACGCCGCGGATCGGCGACTACTTCGTCGAGTGGCCCGGCGCCCCGGACGACCGCACCCTCGGCATTGTCGACTTCTCGATCTTCCCGCACCTCGACGCGTTCCCGACCAACACCATGGCCCACGCCGAGCGCTGGGCCGCCGGCCTCGGCGCCCCGGCGTACGTCATCGACGAGCAGACGGCGATCAAGGTCGTCGGCGGCGCGGTCGAGGTCGTCTCCGAGGGACGGTGGGCGATGCTCGGGTCCTAG
- a CDS encoding DUF3427 domain-containing protein, protein MREGLYESIITTELATRLQGLADLSPHELAVDPADEPHVVAQHVASVVQRHLEGIRDRDQRVLTVNAVLGALDPSASIEPPVRQLLSLVPDDPAVGSSRFELRPKTPLAEAALLTNARDEPSLASEIKAEMSSADSVDLLCAFVRWHGVRLLEDRLRQLRRDGIRFRVVTTTYLGSTERRALDRLAEEFGAEIRVQYDAQRTRLHAKAWLFRRQTGFDTAYVGSSNLSRAALLDGVEWNVRLSQVATPSLLQKFEATFDSYWHDASFEPYDPERDRDRLDDALLEASGRKQYDRVTLTLSGLEVRPYAYQQKILDDLSVERSVHDRHRNLVVAATGTGKTVIAALDYRRLAGGKRPSLLFVAHRREILDQSLRTYREVLSDGDFGETWYAGTRPERGEQVFASIQSLNAYGISHIPPDAFDVVVIDEFHHAEAPSYRRLLGHLRPGELLGMTATPERADGTDVRDFFDGRIASELRLWDALESDLLCPFHYFAVADNTDLSSISWRRGRYDDAELDRVYTGNDARAAIVLRELRDKIADLGAMRALGFCVSVAHAHYMAQVFARAGIAAAAVSAETPAAERQHALSDLRARRVNVLFAVDLFNEGLDIPDVDTVLFLRPTESATVFLQQFGRGLRRTQDKAVLTALDFVGHHRKEFRWDVKLRALTGRARGELVRDIEQSFPFLPSGCQIVLDRTAQQTILDNVKAQVSRRWPQVVQDLRSIGDTTLADFLARSGLPLSDVLRSGSKSWTGLRLDAGLPVRLREDYAPKLLKRGRALAHVDDPDRAGAYLRLLRDDAPDYADLGESDQRFARMLFFSLWPDGGSFPSYDAGLRALRREEAVRDELSGIIELALDATSHVTTPLTGSLAPYPLRVHGRYQREEMLAAVDYATLKRKPTSMMQGVAYAPAANADLLMATLKKSEAEYSPTTMYRDYPISPSLFHWESQNATTVASPTGQRYLSGTSNVLLFVRETAQNPLGTAPYLFLGPATYSSHEGERPIAITWKLAHPLPADFFQAATVAVQ, encoded by the coding sequence GTGCGCGAGGGCCTCTACGAATCCATCATCACCACCGAGCTCGCCACCCGTTTGCAGGGTCTCGCCGATCTCAGCCCGCATGAGCTCGCGGTGGACCCCGCGGACGAACCTCACGTCGTGGCTCAACATGTCGCGAGCGTGGTGCAGCGTCACTTGGAGGGCATCCGCGACCGCGATCAGCGGGTGCTGACGGTCAACGCCGTCCTCGGCGCGCTCGACCCGAGCGCGAGCATCGAGCCCCCGGTGCGCCAACTGTTGTCCCTCGTCCCGGATGACCCGGCGGTGGGTAGCAGCAGGTTCGAGCTGCGTCCCAAGACCCCGTTGGCAGAGGCGGCCTTGCTCACCAATGCCCGCGATGAGCCCAGCCTGGCCTCGGAGATCAAGGCCGAGATGTCCTCTGCGGACTCCGTCGATCTGCTGTGTGCCTTCGTGCGCTGGCACGGCGTACGGCTGCTCGAGGATCGACTCAGGCAACTTCGCCGCGACGGCATCCGGTTCCGTGTCGTGACCACGACCTACCTCGGCTCCACGGAGCGCCGCGCGCTCGACCGCTTGGCCGAGGAGTTCGGTGCCGAGATCCGCGTGCAGTACGACGCGCAGCGCACCCGGCTGCACGCCAAGGCCTGGCTGTTTCGTCGGCAGACCGGGTTCGACACCGCCTACGTCGGCTCCTCGAACCTCTCCCGCGCGGCGCTTCTCGACGGCGTCGAGTGGAACGTGCGTCTCTCGCAGGTGGCGACCCCCAGCTTGTTGCAGAAGTTCGAGGCGACCTTCGACTCCTACTGGCACGACGCGAGCTTCGAGCCCTACGACCCCGAGCGGGACCGCGACCGGTTGGATGACGCGCTGCTGGAGGCCAGCGGGCGCAAACAGTACGACCGGGTCACTCTGACCCTCTCGGGGCTGGAGGTGCGCCCCTACGCCTATCAGCAGAAGATCCTCGACGATCTGTCCGTCGAGCGGTCCGTGCACGACCGGCACCGCAATCTCGTCGTTGCCGCCACCGGCACAGGAAAGACGGTCATCGCAGCCCTCGACTATCGGCGCCTGGCCGGTGGCAAGCGACCGTCGCTGCTGTTCGTGGCCCACCGCCGCGAGATCCTCGATCAGTCGCTGCGGACGTACCGCGAGGTGCTTTCTGACGGTGACTTCGGAGAGACCTGGTACGCAGGCACGCGGCCCGAGCGTGGCGAGCAGGTGTTCGCCAGCATTCAGTCACTCAACGCTTACGGCATCTCCCATATCCCGCCCGACGCGTTCGACGTGGTGGTCATCGATGAGTTCCACCACGCCGAAGCGCCCAGCTATCGGCGCCTCCTCGGCCATCTCCGCCCGGGCGAGCTCCTGGGAATGACCGCGACCCCGGAGCGCGCGGACGGCACCGACGTCCGCGACTTCTTCGACGGACGGATCGCCTCCGAGCTTCGGCTCTGGGACGCCTTGGAGTCCGACCTGCTGTGCCCGTTCCACTACTTCGCGGTCGCCGACAACACCGATCTCTCCTCGATCTCCTGGCGGCGCGGTCGGTACGACGACGCCGAGCTCGATCGCGTCTACACCGGCAACGACGCGCGCGCAGCCATCGTGCTGCGCGAGCTGCGGGACAAGATCGCCGACCTCGGCGCCATGCGCGCTCTGGGCTTCTGTGTCAGCGTGGCGCACGCGCACTACATGGCTCAGGTCTTCGCACGAGCGGGTATCGCGGCCGCCGCGGTCAGCGCGGAGACTCCGGCCGCCGAGCGGCAGCACGCCCTCAGCGACCTGCGCGCTCGCCGGGTCAATGTCCTTTTCGCCGTCGACCTCTTCAACGAGGGACTCGACATCCCCGACGTCGATACCGTTCTCTTCCTACGGCCGACCGAGAGCGCCACGGTGTTCCTGCAGCAGTTCGGTCGTGGCCTGCGGCGTACCCAGGACAAGGCCGTGCTCACGGCTCTTGACTTCGTCGGGCACCACCGCAAGGAGTTCCGGTGGGACGTCAAGCTGCGCGCTCTCACCGGTCGCGCCCGGGGCGAGCTGGTGCGCGACATCGAGCAGAGCTTTCCGTTCCTCCCGTCGGGCTGCCAGATCGTGCTCGACCGGACGGCCCAGCAGACGATCCTCGACAACGTGAAGGCCCAGGTCTCGCGGCGCTGGCCCCAGGTCGTCCAGGATCTGCGCTCCATCGGCGATACCACGCTTGCCGACTTCCTGGCGCGATCGGGACTTCCGCTCTCGGACGTCCTGCGGTCAGGCAGCAAGTCCTGGACGGGACTGCGTCTCGACGCCGGTCTGCCCGTGCGACTGCGCGAGGACTACGCACCGAAGCTCCTCAAACGAGGACGTGCCCTCGCCCACGTCGACGATCCCGACCGGGCCGGCGCCTACCTCCGCCTGCTCCGAGATGACGCCCCCGACTACGCCGACCTCGGCGAGAGCGACCAGCGGTTCGCCCGCATGCTGTTCTTCTCGCTGTGGCCCGACGGCGGCTCCTTCCCCTCCTACGACGCCGGTCTCAGGGCACTGCGGCGGGAGGAGGCCGTCCGAGACGAGTTGAGCGGCATCATCGAGCTCGCGCTCGACGCCACCTCGCACGTCACGACACCGCTCACGGGGTCACTCGCGCCCTATCCGCTGCGCGTCCACGGGCGCTATCAGCGCGAGGAGATGCTCGCCGCCGTCGACTACGCGACGCTGAAGCGGAAGCCGACGAGCATGATGCAGGGCGTTGCCTACGCACCTGCTGCGAACGCCGACCTGCTCATGGCGACGCTCAAGAAGTCTGAGGCCGAGTACTCCCCCACCACGATGTACCGCGACTACCCGATCAGCCCCTCCCTCTTCCACTGGGAGTCGCAGAACGCCACGACGGTCGCCTCGCCGACCGGTCAGCGCTATCTCAGTGGCACGAGCAACGTCCTACTGTTCGTGCGCGAGACCGCGCAGAACCCCCTCGGGACCGCGCCGTACCTCTTTCTCGGACCCGCCACCTATTCGTCCCACGAGGGTGAGCGCCCCATCGCCATCACCTGGAAACTGGCGCACCCGCTTCCTGCCGACTTCTTCCAGGCGGCCACGGTGGCTGTTCAGTGA
- the nrdR gene encoding transcriptional regulator NrdR, producing MHCPYCRNTDTRVIDSRVADDGGSIRRRRTCGSCAKRFSTVELMQLMVLKRSGASEPFTREKAVSGVRKACKGRPVSEDQLACLGQAVEDALRLAGQAEIPAHEVGLAILGPLRELDEVAYLRFASVYRAFESADDFAAEIATLRAERSPGQPAASG from the coding sequence ATGCACTGTCCCTACTGCCGGAACACCGACACCCGGGTGATCGACTCCCGGGTCGCGGACGACGGGGGCTCGATCCGGCGACGCCGCACCTGCGGGTCCTGCGCCAAGCGGTTCTCGACCGTCGAGCTCATGCAGCTGATGGTCCTCAAGCGCTCCGGCGCGAGCGAGCCGTTCACCCGGGAGAAGGCGGTGTCCGGGGTGCGCAAGGCCTGCAAGGGCCGGCCCGTGAGCGAGGACCAGCTCGCCTGCCTCGGTCAGGCGGTCGAGGACGCCCTGCGGCTCGCCGGTCAGGCGGAGATCCCGGCCCACGAGGTGGGCCTGGCGATCCTCGGCCCGCTGCGCGAGCTCGACGAGGTGGCCTACCTGCGCTTCGCCAGCGTCTATCGCGCCTTCGAGTCGGCGGACGACTTCGCCGCCGAGATCGCCACGCTCCGCGCCGAGCGGAGTCCCGGCCAGCCCGCCGCATCGGGCTGA
- a CDS encoding LysM peptidoglycan-binding domain-containing protein: MSTLNPTTMIITSRPATGRSVRLTRRGRVVVFLFCVAVLLGVGFALAGGSMATAERGSAEPTEIITVGTGQTLWDIAAELSDDGDVREEMRHIERLNALDSTMLVAGQRLAVPTS, encoded by the coding sequence ATGAGCACGCTGAACCCCACGACCATGATCATCACCTCTCGTCCGGCGACCGGCCGGTCCGTGCGGCTGACCCGCCGAGGCCGCGTGGTGGTCTTCCTGTTCTGCGTGGCGGTCCTGCTGGGCGTCGGGTTCGCCCTCGCCGGCGGCTCGATGGCGACGGCGGAGAGGGGCTCGGCGGAGCCCACGGAGATCATCACGGTCGGCACCGGTCAGACCCTGTGGGACATCGCCGCCGAGCTCAGCGACGACGGTGACGTGCGCGAGGAGATGCGCCACATCGAGCGGCTCAACGCCCTCGACTCCACGATGCTCGTCGCCGGTCAGCGCCTCGCGGTGCCCACCAGCTGA
- a CDS encoding MXAN_6640 family putative metalloprotease encodes MPTEAVPLRRARAALAGARRALAPESSGLRAGDATIALRDLALTLDALPAGERAAARRLLARPTDGRADPAGHGWGPRAAPRVRCTAVLCVHWASNPASADSPDLADLSGNGVPDQVDLVLDTLVSVHARLRSAGYRAPLGDGPLGGDARTDIYLADIGDQGLYGYCASDAPVPVIGANARAAYCVLDDDYDGTQFPGNTPLENLQVTAAHEYFHAVQFAYDATQDAWLMEATAAWVEDELFDDVDDNRQYLHRSPLRQPRRSLDDRGRADRADALRVYGSWIFFRWLGERLPTAQGGLATVVRDIWEAADSTGPHVQDHSLAAISTVLRARGTTLPAALAGFAADNLAPAASYDEGRGYPAARPVAALGVGRAAVRHRVRLDHLASASVRLTPATTLRGRGWRLRLRLDLPPRASAPAAVVTTLAADGTRTRHRVALDRTGAGRIAVPLAGVRHVDVTLVNASTRLTCWRGSRFSCAGTPTDDARRFSLVARAVR; translated from the coding sequence GTGCCCACCGAGGCGGTGCCGCTGCGCCGGGCCCGGGCCGCCCTGGCCGGGGCACGCCGCGCGCTGGCCCCCGAGTCCAGCGGCCTGCGCGCTGGCGACGCCACGATCGCCCTGCGGGACCTGGCACTCACCCTGGATGCCCTGCCGGCCGGCGAGCGCGCCGCAGCGCGACGCCTGCTCGCCCGACCCACCGACGGCCGCGCGGATCCCGCCGGTCACGGGTGGGGCCCTCGCGCCGCACCGCGGGTGCGCTGCACCGCGGTCCTCTGCGTGCACTGGGCGTCGAACCCGGCGAGCGCGGACAGCCCCGACCTCGCCGACCTCTCCGGCAACGGGGTGCCCGACCAGGTCGACCTGGTGCTGGACACCCTCGTCTCGGTGCACGCGCGCCTGCGGTCGGCGGGATACCGGGCGCCGCTCGGCGACGGCCCGCTCGGCGGTGACGCCCGCACGGACATCTACCTTGCCGACATCGGCGACCAGGGGCTGTACGGCTACTGCGCGAGCGACGCTCCTGTCCCGGTCATCGGCGCCAACGCCCGTGCGGCCTACTGCGTGCTCGACGACGACTACGACGGCACGCAGTTCCCGGGCAACACGCCGCTGGAGAACCTCCAGGTGACAGCGGCCCACGAGTACTTCCACGCCGTGCAGTTCGCCTACGACGCCACCCAGGACGCCTGGCTCATGGAGGCCACCGCCGCCTGGGTCGAGGACGAGCTGTTCGACGACGTCGACGACAACCGCCAGTACCTGCACCGCAGCCCGCTGCGCCAGCCGAGGCGTTCCCTGGACGACCGCGGCCGGGCGGACCGCGCCGACGCGCTGCGGGTCTACGGGAGCTGGATCTTCTTCCGTTGGCTCGGCGAGCGGCTGCCGACCGCGCAGGGGGGTCTGGCGACAGTGGTCCGCGACATCTGGGAGGCCGCGGACTCCACAGGGCCGCACGTCCAGGACCACTCCCTGGCCGCGATCAGCACCGTGCTGCGCGCCCGCGGGACGACCCTGCCCGCGGCGCTGGCGGGCTTCGCCGCCGACAACCTCGCCCCCGCGGCGTCGTACGACGAGGGGCGGGGCTACCCCGCGGCCCGGCCGGTCGCGGCGCTGGGCGTCGGCCGGGCCGCCGTCCGGCACCGGGTGCGCCTGGACCACCTCGCCTCGGCCAGTGTCCGGCTCACCCCGGCCACCACGCTGCGCGGGCGCGGATGGCGGCTGCGACTTCGCCTGGACCTGCCGCCACGAGCCAGCGCGCCGGCGGCCGTGGTGACCACGCTCGCCGCCGACGGCACCCGCACCCGGCACCGCGTCGCCCTGGACCGCACCGGCGCAGGACGGATCGCCGTCCCGTTGGCGGGGGTGCGCCACGTCGACGTCACGCTGGTCAACGCCAGCACCCGGCTCACCTGCTGGCGTGGCAGCCGCTTCTCCTGCGCGGGCACACCGACCGACGATGCTCGGCGCTTCTCCCTGGTCGCTCGCGCGGTGCGTTGA
- the lexA gene encoding transcriptional repressor LexA, with product MAKKKSDGVAELPDGPADATGLTPRQVRVLTHITDCIEKRGYPPSMREIGQAVGLTSSSSVAHQLKVLEQKGFIKRDPHRPRALEVFLPEVMAARKAMSSGEGSSVDETGIGDSVPAPSYVPVVGRIAAGGPILAEERVEDVFPLPRQLVGDGQLFLLEVSGDSMIDAAVCNGDYVVIRQQQTANNGDMVAALIEGEATVKTFQRKDGKVWLLPHNDAYEPIDGTHASILGKVTAVLRRV from the coding sequence ATGGCCAAGAAGAAGAGCGACGGGGTCGCTGAGCTCCCCGACGGTCCTGCTGACGCGACCGGACTCACCCCGCGCCAGGTGCGGGTGCTCACCCACATCACCGACTGCATCGAGAAGCGCGGCTACCCGCCGAGCATGCGCGAGATCGGTCAGGCCGTCGGCCTGACCAGCTCCTCGAGCGTGGCGCACCAGCTGAAGGTCCTCGAGCAGAAGGGCTTCATCAAGCGCGACCCGCACCGTCCGCGTGCCCTGGAGGTGTTCCTGCCCGAGGTGATGGCCGCCCGCAAGGCCATGTCCTCGGGCGAGGGCTCCTCGGTTGACGAGACCGGCATCGGCGACAGCGTGCCGGCCCCCTCCTACGTGCCGGTGGTGGGCCGTATCGCCGCAGGCGGGCCGATCCTCGCCGAGGAGCGGGTCGAGGACGTCTTCCCGCTCCCACGTCAGCTGGTCGGTGACGGACAGCTGTTCCTGCTCGAGGTCTCCGGTGACTCGATGATCGACGCGGCGGTGTGCAACGGCGACTACGTGGTGATCCGCCAGCAGCAGACCGCCAACAACGGCGACATGGTGGCCGCTCTGATCGAGGGCGAGGCCACCGTGAAGACCTTCCAGCGCAAGGACGGCAAGGTCTGGCTGCTCCCCCACAACGACGCCTACGAGCCCATCGACGGCACCCACGCCTCGATCCTGGGCAAGGTCACCGCGGTCCTGCGCCGGGTCTGA